In Xanthomonas fragariae, the genomic window GCCGCCGCGATCAGGGCCAATTGCACCAATGCCGCCGGCCGTGCGACCGCCATCCAGCTGCTGCGCCCGCGCTGTGCGCCGGCCAGCGGCAACGCGGCCTGCACCAGCGCCACCAGCAAGGACAGGACCAGTAGAAAGGTGCCCAGTTCAGGCAGCATTGGCGAGCCGGGAGCGGGGATCCGGGATTTGGGACCCTGGAAAAGTGAAAGGCCGGAACCCTGGAAAAGCAAAAGATCGGGTCCCAAAACACATTGTCCGGTGCGTCCCGGTCGTACGCTTCCTGGCGGCTACGTCCCGCTTCCCGGCCCTGGCAAAAGACCCAGCACTCGGCTTTGCCTGGGTTCCCGGTCGGTGGTCCCCGGTCCCGATCTTCATTGTGTCTCCTCCACCCGATACTTGCGATGCGCGCTGCCCATCTTGTCGGCGACTTCTTTCGGCATATAGGTTTCGTCATGTTTGGCCAGTACATCTTCGGCCATGAACACGCCTTGCTGCATGCGACCGGTTGCGACCACGGCCTGCCCCTCGCGGAACAGATCCGGCAGGATGCGGTTGTAGTGCACCGGCAGCTGTGCGTCGCCATCGGTGACGCGGAACTGCGCTTCTAGCGAGCCGGACGCACGTTTGAACGAGCCTTTTTCCACCATGCCGCCAAGCCGGAACCGCGCATGCTCGCCGGCATCGCCGCGCAGCACTTCCGATGGCGTGTACAGATAGGCCACGTTGCGCTGCAACGCCATTGCCACCAGCGTGGTCGCCAACCCGCCCGCCAGTACCAATGCAATCACCAGCCACATCCGGCGGCGACGTTGCGGGTTCACCGAATCAACTCCGCATCCGTGGGTACCGCGGGCTTGCGCTCACGCAAACGGTGCGCCTGCGCCATCTTTAATGCCCGACGCACCTGCCAACGACCGGCGATCAGATCCCAAAGCAGCACCAGCACGAACACCGCATAGGCAGCTATGACATAGGGCAGGTAATTCATGCCGCGCCCTCCTGCGCGTCGCGCACGATCCATGCCTTGCCGGCCTCGCGTTGCAGATTGTCGGCACGCGCGCGCGTCAACAGCGAACCGGCGAACCAGAACTTGGTGCCGATCACCATCAACCACAGCGGCAGCAGCATGCTGGCGTCGATGGTCGAGGGGCCGAGCAAGCGAATGCTCTGGCCTTGATGCAGCGAGTTCCACCAAACCACCGAATAGCGGATCACCGGCAGCAGCGCCACCCCGACGATCGCCAGCAGCGCGGCCGCGCGCGCAGCCTGACGGCGGTCATCGATGGCGTAGTACAGACCGATCACGCCCAGATAGAGAAACAGCAGGATCAACTCGGCGGTCAGGCGCGGATCCCAATCCCACCAGGCGCCCCACATCGGCTTGCCCCAGATGCTGCCGGTCAGCAGGGTGATGACGGTAAACGCGGCACCGATTGGCGCGCAGGCCATCGCCAGGATCTCGCAGATTTTAATGCGCCAGATCAGCGCGATCGCCGCATACAACGCCATCAGCCCGAACACGAACAGGCTCATCCACGCGCTCGGCACATGGATATAGAGAATGCGGAAACTATCACCTTGCTTGTAGTCGGCCGGCACTGCAAACAAGGCCTGCCAAATGCCGACTCCCAGCAACAGCGCAGCCAGCGCGTAGCACCACGGCGCCCAGCGCGCAGTGAAACGGTCGAAGATCGGGGGGGAGGCGAGTTGGTGGAACCAGCGGACGACAACGTTCATGCGATGGCAGTAGCCTTTGGAATGGCGTTGGCTCTCGAAACAGCAACAACGCGCTGAGCGGAGCGTCCTATCGACAGCGCATCGACTGCACGGCTCAACTCAACGAAATGCGGATCGCGGCAGCTGCCGCCAGCGGTGCCAGGACCACCCCGATTACCAATCCGGCGCTCAACAACAACAACGCACCCACCGCATCCTGGCCTTGTCCGCTTGCCGCCACGCTACCGGCACCGAACACCAACACCGGCACATACAGCGGCAACGCTAGCAACGCCACAAGAATACCAGAGCGTTTCATTGTCACCGTCAGCGCTGCAACCACCGCGCCGAGCAGGCTTAGAAGCGGTGTTCCCAGCGCCAACGATGCCAGCAATACCGGGAGTTGGTCATGTGGCAGGTGCAGCAATTCGCCCAGCAGCGGCGTCACCGCGATCAACGGCAACGCACTGGTCGCCCAATGCAGCAGTACGCGCACCGCGATCAGCCACGCCAGCGGCACCGGTGCCAGCAGCCATTGCTCCATCGAGCCGTCTTCCACATCGCTACGGAACAGCGCATCCAGCGACAGCAAACCGGCCAGCAGCACCGACAACCACAGCACCGCCGGCGCAGCCTGCGCGAGCAGGTCCGGGCGCCCGCCCAGGCCCAGCGCGAACAAGACCACGATCAGCAGCGCGAACAGGGCAGGCTGCAAGGCATCGCTGCGACGGCGCCACAGCAGTTGCAGGTCGCGACTCAGTAATGCGCGCGCCGCCTGCCAGAGCGAGGGCTGTGGCGAATGGGTGCTCACGCCGCAGCCTCCAACGTGAGCATGCGGGTGCGCACCGGCGGCGCTGCGTAGGCGCCGTGAGTGGTCACCAGCGCCGCACCGCCACCGCGCAGATGCGCGCAGATCATCCGGTTGACCAGGGTGATGCCGTCCAGATCCAGGTTGGCGTAGGGCTCGTCCAGCAGCCACAGCGGCGCCGGCGACAGCCAGATCCGGGCAAGCGCCAGGCGCTTGCGTTGGCCGGCCGACAACTGCCGCACCAGTGCATCTTCGTAACCGGCCAGACCGACGATCGCCAGCGCGCTTCCAGGCATCTGCTTGGCCCGGCGGCCATGCAGGCCACACAGGAAATGCAGGTTCTCCAGCGTGCTGAGGTCGGCCTTCAGACCGGGTAGGTGACCTAGATAGACAATGAAGCGGCTGCGGTCGCCGCGCCGCACGGTCTTGCCGTCGATCTGGATCTCGCCACGCTCCACATGCAGCAAGCCGGCCAGCACGCGCAATAGCGTGGTCTTGCCGGCGCCGTTGTCGCCTTGCACCAGCAACGCCTCGCCCGCATCGACGTGGAAATCCAGCGGGCCGAACACCGGCTCCTCGTTGCGGCTGAAAGCCAGGGCGCGCGCCGCCAGCAGCGGTGGCGCAGTGAGCAGCGGTTCGATCATCGGTGCAGCGGGCTCCCGTCGCCGGACGGTAGTAAGGGGAAAAGGCTGGCGCATGACGCGCTCCACACAGGACGCGCATTGTAGCGACGATGGCCGCGTGCCGGGAGCGCGTCGCGCGGGGTGATGTGTCCGGGCACGCCGTTTTACACCGGCCGGGCGCATCGGCATGGCGGCTTTGCGTACACTCGCGGTCCTCCGTTTCTTGTCCGGACAGGCACGATGCTCCTCACGACCAAGTTGCCCAAGGTGGGCACCACCATCTTCACCGTCATGTCGCAGCTGGCGGCCGAGCACGGCGCGGTCAACCTTGGCCAGGGCTTTCCCGATTTCGAGGTGCCGTTGCGGCTGGTCGAAGAGCTCGAACGCGCCATGCGCGCCGGCCACAATCAGTACCCGCCCATGACCGGGGTGGCGGCGTTGCGTCAAGCCATCGCCGGCAAGGCGCAGCGTTGCTATGGCGCGCAGGTCGATGCCGATGCCGAGATCACCGTCACCAGCGGCGCCACCGAGGCGATCTTCAACGCCATCCACGCGGTGGTGCGGGCGGGCGAAGAGGTCATCGTGCTGGACCCGGCCTACGACTGCTACGAGCCGGCGATCGATCTGGCCGGTGCGCGCGCAGTGCACGTGGCGCTAGAGCCGCAGACCTTCGCTGTCGACTGGGATGCATTGCGCGCAGCAATCACACCGAACACGCGCTTGTTGATGATCAATTCGCCGCATAACCCGTCCGGCGCGATGCTCTCTGCCAGCGACATGCAGACGCTGACCGAGTTGCTGCATGGCACTGATATCTTCCTATTGTCGGACGAAGTTTACGAACACATCGTGTTCGACGGACGCCGTCACGAGTCGGTCCTGTATTGGCCGGAACTGCGCGAACGCGCATTCGTAATTTCCAGCTTCGGCAAGACCTATCACTGCACCGGCTGGAAGATCGGCTACGCCATCGCACCGCCGGCACTGAGCGCTGAATTCCGCAAGGTGCATCAGTACAACACCTTCACCAGCTTCGGCCCGGCCCAGCACGCCTTTGCCGCGATGATCCGCGACGAACCCGAACACGACCAACACCTCGGCGCTTTTTATCAAGCCAAGCGCGACCGTTTCCGCGAGCAGTTGCTGACCACGCGCTTGACGCCATTGCCAGTACCCGGCGGTTATTTTCAGTTGGTCGACTATTCGGCGATCAGCGATCTGCCCGATACCGAGTTCGTGAAGTGGCTGACGGTGGAGAAGGGCGTGGCTGCGATTCCGTTGTCGCCGTTCTACAAGACCGCCCCCGCCAGCCAGCGTTTGGCCAGGCTGTGCTTCGCCAAAAACGAGGCGACATTGGATGCGGCAATCGCGCGCTTGCAGAAGCTCTGACGAGCTGGGATCAGTGAGTCAGGATATGGAATTTGCAACGGCGGTTGGTCATTTTTTGATGTGAATCCGCAGAAAGCACGATGACTTGAAGCCGCACCAAAACCCGCTGTCCGAATCCCGATTTTCCATTCTCCGTTCTCCATTCTTGAGCTTCCCATGCACGAGCTCCGCATCTCGCTCATCCAAGGCGACACCCGCTGGCACGACCCCGCTGGCAATCGCGACTACTACGGCGCACTGCTGGAGCCATTGGCGGGGCAGACCGATCTGGTGATCCTGCCGGAGACCTTTACCACCGGGTTCTCCAACGATCTCATTGACAAAGCCGAGGGGATGGACGGGCCGACCGTAGCCTGGGTGAGTGCCCAAGCCGCCCGTCTGGGCGCGGCGGTGACCGGCAGCGTGCAGCTGAGCACCGAACAGGGCGTATTCAATCGGCTGCTGTGGGCCACACCCGATGGCGCGCTACAGTATTACGACAAGCGCCATCTGTTCCGCTTCGGCAACGAGCACCTGCGCTATGCGGCCGGGCGGGAGCGTCTGACGGTGCAATGGAAGGGCTGGCGGATCAATCCGCAGGTCTGTTACGACCTGCGTTTTCCAGTGTTCTGCCGCAACCGCTTCGATGTCGAGCGACCGGGTCAGCTGGATTTCGATCTGCAGTTGTTCGTGGCCAACTGGCCGTCTGCCCGTGCGTATGCTTGGAAGACGCTGCTACGCGCACGGGCGATCGAAAACCTGTGCTTTGTCGCGGCGGTCAATCGCGTCGGCGTTGATGGCAACCAGCTGCACTACGCCGGAGATAGTGCGGTGATCGATTTCCTCGGCCAGACGCAGGTGGAGATCCGCCAGCAGCCGCAAGTGGTTACCACCACCATCAGTGCAGCGGCATTGGTAGAACATCGCGCGCGTTTCCCGGCGATGCTGGATGCCGATGCCTTTGCGCTGACGGAATAAGTCGGGAGTCGGGATTGAGGATTCGCAACAGCGAGCACACTATCGCCTGTGTCAATAACGCTTGCACTAATCCCCGATCCCGGCTACTCAGAGCCCGAGTTGACCGCAGCCGGCAACAAAGGCTCCAGCTGGATTTGGTAAACCTTCGGCCAGCGCTTGCCGGTCACGAATAGTCGATCGTGCTCGGTGTCGTAGGCGATGCCGTTGAGCACATCGTTAGTGGGGTTCGTCAGCGTGTCGGCATCCGGTACCAGCGCCTTCAGATCGATCCATGCAACCACTTTGCCGCTGGCCGGATCGATGCGTGCGATGCGCGTGGTCAGCCAAACGTTTGCCAATAACTCGCCTTTGACCCATTCCAACTCGTTGAGATTATCCAGCGGTTTGCCGCGCTCTGTGACCTTGATGCGGCCGACCTGCTGCAACGTCTGCGGATCCAGCCGGCGGATGCTGGCGGTGCCATCGCTCATGTACAGGCTGGTGGCGTCGCGGGTCAGTGCCCAGCCTTCACCGGAATAGGCGAACTGCGATCGCGGCTTTAGCGTGGCCAGGTCGTAGAGAAAGCCACGCTGATTGCGCCAGGTCAGCTGGATCAGCCGGTCGTGCCAGGCCACGATGCCTTCGCCGTAATAAGGCGGTGGCGTAGTGACCTGCTGCAGGACTCGACCGGTCTCCAGATCGACCTTGCGCACGCTGGACTGGCCAAGTTCGCCGGTACCCTCGTACAGATGTCCGTCGAGATAAAACAGGCCTTCGGTAAAGGCAGCAGTGTCGTGCGGATAGATCCTGACGACGGTATAGCCCTGAGTCGGAATCGCCTCGCTGCAATGGGCGAGAGACGGAAGCAGCAGGGCGACGAAGAGTAAGCTGTAGGCGGTGCGTGACATGCCGTGATCATCCCATGCCTATGCTTAGGCAGTGGGTCGCAGCGTTGCAGACCTGTAGCTTGCGAAGTAGTGATTCGCTGAACAGTCGCATGCGCCACGCCGTCACGTTGTCGCGGCTGCCCCATGGGCGCTGCTAGGCTCGGCGCCACATCCGCTATGGGAATACTCACATGATCAAGTCGCTCTGTCTTCTCGCGCTGCTTGGCGCCGCCATGCTTGCACCGCAGGCGCAGGCCGCAGGCAATATCGACTGCAAGCTGTCATTCGACCTGTCGAGCTGGTCGGTGTTCTACAAGACTGCCAAGGGCACCGGCACCATCACGTGCGACAACGGCGCGGTGATCCCGATCAAGATCTCCAGCAAGGGCGGTGGTCTGACCGTCGGTAAGTCGACGATCGTCGGCGGCCGCGGCACCTTCTCCGGCGCCTATAGTCTCAATGATCTGTTCGGCACCTATGCAGCTGCCGAAGCGCATGCCGGTATCATGAAGTCCAGTACCGCGCAGGTGGTCACCAAGGGCGATATCTCGCTGGCCCTGGCCGGTACGGGTGAGGGCGTCGATCTGGGCATCAACGTCGGCAACTTCGTGATCGAGCGTCGCAAGTAAGGCACGGCTTGCCGCATGTCCTCGCCGCATGTCGTAGAGGTTGCAGCCTGGGTGCGAGACGCTTGCGATACAGCCTCATCGCACCCTGGTCTACTCGGTCCGGGTAGCTGTCGATGCGCTTGCTATATGCGCTTCGCAACACGACCTCAGCACCACTAAAAACGGCCCCATGCAGGGCCGTTTTTAGTGCGCGTGTCGCAGCTTAGCGCCCGCGATTGCCACCGCCACCGGGCGGTCGACGGTTTCCGCCTGGCGGACGGCTACCCGGGCCACCTGGACCGCGGGGTGCACCACCCGGACCGCCGGGACAGCGATTATCGCCAGGGCCACGGTTGCCACCAGGGCCGCCAGGACGCGCACCGGTCGGACGACCGTCCGCCGGGCGTGCCGTACCGTACGGGCTGAATCCCGGATTGGCATGATCGGACGGGAAGCTCGGTGCATTGCCCGGGTGACCATAGGGGTGCTTGCGCTGACCCTGGCCTTGACCCTGCGACTGACCCTGGCCGCCACCGGCGCCGCCACGACCTGGGCCGCCCGCACCGGGACGTGGGTTGCCCTGACCGCTGGCGCCTGGACCCTTCTTCGCATACGGGCGTGCCTGGCCAGTGCCCGGGCCGCTGGGGCCGGCATTGCGGTGGCCACTTGGGCCGGTACTCACGCCATCAGGCACATACCAGCTACGGAACGCGGCCGGGTTGCCATCTGGCAGCGCGCGGTCGCCCTTGCCGGGCGCGCGCTGCTTGAACGGCCGCTGCTGCGACTGTCGGGCGGCGGCTTCGCCGCTGACGGTGAGGCCACCGTTGTAACCGCCGGGCTTACCGCGACCACGGCCGCCGCGCTCTTCGCGCGGGTTGTCGAAACGGCGCAGCTCGCGGCCTTCATCGGCGCCGGAGGTCTGGCCGTTGACATAAGCGTTACTGCGGCCCTCGCGTGAGACATGCACGGTGGACTTGGCCGCGCGACGCTGGCCGATCACCGGCTGTAGCGTCAGTGCCGACGGCGCGCCTTCTTCCAGCTTGAGTTCGGCGCGTAGCGCGTCGACCTTTTCCTGCGGCACTTCGACCGATTTGCCACGCAGCAGTTCGCGCGGCAGCGAGATCTTGCCGTAGCGGCTGCGCTTGAGGCGACTGACCTGGCAGCCTTGTGACTCCCACAAGCGGCGCACTTCGCGGTTGCGGCCTTCCTTGACCACCACCCGGAACCAGTCGTGCGAGTCGGTGCCGCCGATGCGTTCGATCTGGTCGAACTTGGCGCCGCCGTCTTCCAGCAGTACGCCGCGCGACAGGCGCTCGATGATGGCGTCGGAGACTTTTTCTTCGTTTTCCGGGGCGCGCACGCGTACCACGTATTCGCGCTCGACCTCGTAGGAGGGATGCATCATTGCGTTGGCCAACTCGCCGTCGGTGGTCAGCAGCAACAGGCCGGTGGTGTTGATGTCCAGGCGACCGATCGCGATCCAGCGCGAGCCTTTCAGTGCCGGCAGCGACTCGAACACGGTTGGGCGGCCTTCGGGGTCTTCGCGCGTGGTCACTTCGCCTTCGGGCTTGTTGTAGATCAGCACGCGCGAAGGTTCGGTCAGCGCGCTGGCTACGAAACTGCGGCCGTCCAGCTCGATCTTGTCGCCGCTGCGCACCGACATGCCGGTCTGCGCAACGGCGCCATTGACCTTGATCAGGCCATCGGCAATGCGCTGTTCCAGCGCGCGACGCGAACCCAGGCCGGCCTGGGCCAGCACCTTGTGCAGGCGCTCTTCCAGCTTCGGTACTTCGGGCGCGCTGTCGCGCTTGAGGGAAAGCTTGTTCAACGACAGCTTGCGGGGGGTGTCACTCATGTGTCTGGCTCCGGCCGGCGCGTTCTGCGTCGGCCTTTGGGTCGGAATCGGCTTCGTCAACAGCCAAGGTCGTCGTCGCGACTGCGTTGTCTTCGTCTTCGTTCACTGCATCCGCGCACGTTCCCGGCGCGGTGTCGGGCTTGCCCTCACAGGCGTCATCTGGGTCCTGCGTGTTGGGGTCTTGCGCCGAGACATCCTCGGAGCGCTGCGGTGTTTCGTCGATCAACTCTTCGGCGTCAGCGGCATTGTCTGCATCGCCGGAGTCGTGGTGGTCTTCATCGGCATCGGCATCGGCATCGGTGCTGGATGCCTGGTCGCTCTGCTCAGCCTCGGCATCGACCGCCGACTCTGCATCAAGATCAACGTTCGCCTCATGGTCGGTGTCGTTCGCTGCGTCGGCACTGCTGTTCGGCTCTGGCAAGGTGTCGGCCTCGCGGTCTTCCGGACCGTTGTCGTTTTCGTCAGCGTTGGTGCCGACAGCTGCATCAGCGCCCGCATCCTTCGCGTCGCCAGCAACTGCATCGGCGCTGGCGCTGTCAGCGTTTGCCGCATCGGCATCGGCTTGACCCTGCGTTGCATCAATTGCCGCCGACGCCGGCACTGCGCCGTCCAGTTGGCCGTCTCGGTCCAGCGGCAATTGCGGTTCCAGCTCGGCAATGTCCTTCAGCTCAGACAATGGCGGCAACTCGTCTAATCGCTTGAGTCCGAAGTAATCCAGAAAGCCCTTGGTGGTGCCGAACAAGGCTGGCTTGCCGGGTACGTCGCGGTGGCCCACCACGCGGATCCACTCGCGCTCTTCCAGTGCCTGGATGATGTTGCTGCTGACCGCCACGCCGCGCACCTGTTCGATTTCGCCGCGGGTGATCGGCTGGCGGTAGGCGATCAGCGCCAGGGTTTCCAGCGTGGCGCGGGTGTACCTGGTGCGGCGCTCGGTCCACAGGCGTGCGACCCAGCCGTGCACATCGGCCTTGACCTGGAAGCGGAAGCCCGACGCCACCTCGACCAGTTCCACGCCGCGCTCGGCGCAGCCATCGCGCAGTAATTCCAGCGCACGCTCGACGCTGCCCGGCGGTGCAGGCTCTTCATCGGGAAACAAACCCTGCAGCTGCGCCAGCGTCAGCGGCTGGCTGCTCGCCAACAGAGCGGCTTCGAGAATGCGGGTGATCAGCGCTTGATCCATTCGGTGATCGGCTTCAGATAGGTTCGTTGGCTGCATCGCTGTCGTCGAATTCGCTGGAGAACTGCAACGGCGCGTTGGTATTGCCCAACGCAAGCGACTTCACGTAGATCGGCGCCAGCGGCGCTTCCTGCACGATGTCCAGCAACTGCTCCTTGGCTAATTCGAGCAGCGCCAGGAAAGTGACCAGCACGCCGAGCTTGCCTTCTTCGGCAGTGAACAGCGATTCGAATCGATAAAACTTGCCATCGTCCAGACGGCTCAGCACATCGCCCATACGCTGGCGCACACTCAGCGCCTCGCGCTTGATCGCATGGCCGGTGAAAAGCTCGGCGCGCTTGAGCACGTCGTACAGCGCCATCAGCATTTCTTTCAATTCCACCGGCGGTGGCAGCTTGACCGCGGCCCGCTCGGGCAGATGCACCTGCACCGGCGCGCTATCGCGGCCCATGCGGGGCAGGGTGTCCAGATCCTCGGCCGCTTGCTTGAAGCGTTCGTATTCCTGCAGGCGGCGCACCAACTCGGCGCGCGGGTCGTCCTCTTCGCCTTCCTGGCTGGGTGGGCGCGGCAACAGCATGCGCGACTTAATCTCGGCCAGAATCGCGGCCATGACCAGATATTCGGCTGCCAGTTCAAAGCGCAGTTCCTGCATCACATTGATGTAGTCCACGTACTGCCGGGTGATCTCGGCGACGGGGATGTCCAGAATGTCCAGATTCTGGCGGCGGATCAGATATAGCAGCAGATCCAGTGGACCTTCGAAGGCATCCAGTATGACTTCCAGCGCGTCCGGTGGAATGTACAGATCCTGCGGAATCTGCAGCACCGGTTGCCCATGCACGACCGCCAGCGGCATTTCCTGCTGCTGTGGCGGCTCGCTCGTGGCTGGCGGATTCGCGTCGTGCGCGAGTTCGGAATTCATCAGGTCGACATCAGGTCTTACGGTCGCTGGCAGCGGTCTGACGCCGCGCCTGCAGGGCTTTGCTTTGAGTTATTGCGATCAATGTCGTGCCTGTGCCGGCACGATCCCATAAATCCACATACCAAACGTTCGCCGCGTGGCATGCGGCGACGGAACAGCGAGGAGGTCGTCTACGCGAGCCGGCGGTAGACAGCGAATCGGTCGTCGAGTGAGGCGTGGAACCAGAGACGACGTGCCGCTGCGTCCGGTTGCGCGTTCAGTGGTCTTAAGGGTAATGCGTGTGCGGGGGCAGTGTCCAGCGCTGGCGCGGCTAGAATCCCTGCGGTGATCTTCAAGTCTTGGCGAGGTGGCGTGTGTGGTACGTAATCGAAGGGTATGACCTGGCCGAGGCGTTGGCTGCGCGGCAGCATGCGCGACCGGCGCATCTGGCGCGTTTGCAGGCGCTTGCGGCGGCCGGCCGTTTGCTGGTGGCGGGGCCATGTCCGGCTATTGATGCGGAAGATCCGGGCCCGGCCGGTTTCAGCGGCAGCGTGGTAATTGCCGAGTTCGACGCGCTGGAAGACGCGCGCGCCTGGGCCGATGCCGACCCGTATGTGGATGCGGGCGTATATGCGCGCACCGAGATCCGCCCGTTCTGCCGGGTGTTGCCATGAGCCGGGTCGAGCGGATCCGTATCGCATTGCAGACCGCGTTGGCGCCGAGCGAGCTGGAAGTGGTTGACGATAGCCATCGGCATGCCGGCCACGCCGGTGCGCGTGATGGTCGCGGACATTTCAATGTGCGCATGGTAAGCGCCGCCTTCGCCGATAAGCCGCAAGCTGGCGCGCCATCGTGCGATCTATGCCGCGGTCGGCGAGATGATGCAGACCGATATCCACGCCTTGTCGATCAAAGCACTCGCGCCGGGCGAGGCTGGATAGGCCGGAGGGCAGAAAGGCCAGAATGGCAGGTCTGGTGGACGGGCAGACACGCGTGCGGCCGCCCGCTTTTAGCAGCTCATCGGCCAAGCCAATATCAGAAAGTCCCGAAACTACCAGAAAAGCTGTCCATTCTTGTCCAGCCGTCAGCGTGCGAGCAATCCAACTCAGCGACCGTGATTGCCGGTTCTGCTTCGCTCGTGGACACGTGGGCAAGTGATTGTTGCGACGCAGCACATTCATTCACGTATCCATCACTTGCAGATGCTTGATCTGTAAGCGTTTCCATGGCGGTCGCAACAGGGGTTTACGCTCCTGTGTGAAAACGCTTACAGTCCGCGCCAGTTGTGGGAACTCGGTCCCAGAGGGTGACACGAATGGCCAAGGGTGCGGTGACCATCAAAGATGTTGCTCGGGAAGCACAGGTCTCTGTTGCAACCGTGTCGCGTGCGCTCAATGGTCACCATAACGTTGCCGTGTCGGTGCGCCAGCAGGTGCTCGAAGTGGCTCAGCGGCTGCGTTACAGCCCCCATGCGGCCGCACGCAGTTTAAGCAGCCGGCGCACGCAGACCCTGGGCGTGGTACTGCCCGACCTGTACGGCGAGTTCTTTTCCGAATTGATCCGCGGTATCGATGGCGCCGCGCGTGCCGCCGGTCAGTATTTGTTGGTGTCCAGTTATCACGGCGACCCGGAAGCGCAGGGCAGGGCGCTACGCGCGATGCGCGGACGCGTAGATGGACTGCTGGTGTTGTCGCCGTATGCCGAGCAGCCGGGGTTTCTCACCGACAACCTGCCGCAGGCGTTGCCGACGGTGCTGATCAACGCGCATCTGCCAGGCGCGGATTACCCGGTATTGAGCATCGACGACCATACCGGCGCAATGACCATGACCGAGCACCTGCTGCGTGCCGGCCACCGGCGTATCGCCTTCATCGGCGGCCCAGCGCTCAAT contains:
- the scpB gene encoding SMC-Scp complex subunit ScpB, whose protein sequence is MQPTNLSEADHRMDQALITRILEAALLASSQPLTLAQLQGLFPDEEPAPPGSVERALELLRDGCAERGVELVEVASGFRFQVKADVHGWVARLWTERRTRYTRATLETLALIAYRQPITRGEIEQVRGVAVSSNIIQALEEREWIRVVGHRDVPGKPALFGTTKGFLDYFGLKRLDELPPLSELKDIAELEPQLPLDRDGQLDGAVPASAAIDATQGQADADAANADSASADAVAGDAKDAGADAAVGTNADENDNGPEDREADTLPEPNSSADAANDTDHEANVDLDAESAVDAEAEQSDQASSTDADADADEDHHDSGDADNAADAEELIDETPQRSEDVSAQDPNTQDPDDACEGKPDTAPGTCADAVNEDEDNAVATTTLAVDEADSDPKADAERAGRSQTHE
- a CDS encoding segregation and condensation protein A, with the protein product MNSELAHDANPPATSEPPQQQEMPLAVVHGQPVLQIPQDLYIPPDALEVILDAFEGPLDLLLYLIRRQNLDILDIPVAEITRQYVDYINVMQELRFELAAEYLVMAAILAEIKSRMLLPRPPSQEGEEDDPRAELVRRLQEYERFKQAAEDLDTLPRMGRDSAPVQVHLPERAAVKLPPPVELKEMLMALYDVLKRAELFTGHAIKREALSVRQRMGDVLSRLDDGKFYRFESLFTAEEGKLGVLVTFLALLELAKEQLLDIVQEAPLAPIYVKSLALGNTNAPLQFSSEFDDSDAANEPI
- a CDS encoding YciI family protein; translation: MWYVIEGYDLAEALAARQHARPAHLARLQALAAAGRLLVAGPCPAIDAEDPGPAGFSGSVVIAEFDALEDARAWADADPYVDAGVYARTEIRPFCRVLP
- a CDS encoding LacI family DNA-binding transcriptional regulator produces the protein MAKGAVTIKDVAREAQVSVATVSRALNGHHNVAVSVRQQVLEVAQRLRYSPHAAARSLSSRRTQTLGVVLPDLYGEFFSELIRGIDGAARAAGQYLLVSSYHGDPEAQGRALRAMRGRVDGLLVLSPYAEQPGFLTDNLPQALPTVLINAHLPGADYPVLSIDDHTGAMTMTEHLLRAGHRRIAFIGGPALNFDARERLRGFRDALAAHGDQAQGIEYPGDFDEASGYRAGLAMLADGALPDAVFAANDMTALGCLYAFAQADVSVPGDVALAGFDDIPLARFVHPALTTMRVSIARLGEQAMTRLMRLVDQPGCDDGIRQLLAPELVIRASCGADEPGP